The following are encoded in a window of Gavia stellata isolate bGavSte3 chromosome 17, bGavSte3.hap2, whole genome shotgun sequence genomic DNA:
- the CTSD gene encoding cathepsin D isoform X2, with protein sequence MGPHGLLLLLALAGPCAALIRIPLTKFPSMRRVLNEVGSEIPDMNALTQLLKFKLGFADLAEPTPEILKNYMDAQYYGEIGIGTPPQKFTVVFDTGSSNLWVPSVHCHLLDIACLLHHKYDASKSSTYVENGTEFAIHYGTGSLSGYLSQDTVTLGNLQIKNQIFGEAVKQPGITFIAAKFDGILGMAFPRISVDKVTPFFDNIMQQKLIEKNIFSFYLNRDPTAQPGGELLLGGTDPKYYSGDFSWVNVTRKAYWQVHMDAVDVANGLTLCKGGCEAIVDTGTSLITGPTKEVKELQTAIGAKPLIKGQYVIPCDKVSSLPVVTLTLGGKPYQLTGEQYVFKVSVQGETICLSGFSGLDVPPPGGPLWILGDVFIGPYYTVFDRDNDSVGFAKCV encoded by the exons ATGGGCCCCCACggcctcctcctgctgctcgCCCTGGCGGGGCCCTGCGCGGCCCTCATCAG GATCCCCCTGACCAAGTTCCCCTCCATGCGGCGGGTCCTGAATGAGGTGGGCAGCGAGATCCCCGACATGAACGCCCTCACCCAGCTCCTCAAGTTCAAGCTGGGCTTCGCCGACCTGGCCGAGCCCACCCCGGAGATCCTGAAGAACTACATGGAT GCCCAGTATTACGGTGAGATCGGCATCGGAACCCCCCCCCAGAAGTTCACTGTGGTCTTTGACACTGGTTCCTCCAACCTCTGGGTGCCATCTGTGCACTGTCACCTGCTGGACATCGCCTGCC TGCTGCACCACAAGTACGATGCCTCTAAATCCAGCACCTACGTGGAGAACGGCACCGAGTTCGCCATTCACTACGGGACGGGAAGCCTCTCTGGGTACCTCAGCCAGGACACCGTCACG CTCGGTAACTTGCAAATCAAGAACCAGATCTTTGGGGAGGCAGTGAAGCAGCCAGGCATCACGTTCATCGCTGCTAAATTCGACGGCATCCTGGGCATGGCATTCCCGAGGATCTCTGTGGACAAGGTCACCCCTTTCTTCGATAACATCATGCAACAGAAGCTGATCGAGAAAAACATCTTCTCCTTCTACCTGAACAG agaccCCACCGCTCAGCCCGGCGGtgagctgctcctgggagggacCGACCCCAAATATTACAGCGGTGACTTCAGTTGGGTCAACGTCACACGCAAGGCTTACTGGCAGGTCCACATGGATGC GGTGGACGTTGCCAATGGGCTGACTCTGTGCAAAGGGGGCTGCGAGGCCATCGTGGACACAGGAACCTCGCTCATCACCGGCCCCACCAAGGAAGTGAAGGAGCTGCAGACAGCCATCGGTGCAAAACCACTCATCAAAGGCCAG taCGTGATCCCCTGCGATAAGGTGTCATCTCTGCCTGTCGTCACACTAACGCTAGGAGGGAAACCCTACCAGCTCACTGGAGAGCAGTATGTCTTCAAG GTTTCTGTACAAGGAGAGACCATCTGCCTGAGCGGCTTTTCAGGCCTGGACGTCCCACCCCCCGGGGGCCCACTTTGGATCCTGGGAGATGTCTTCATCGGTCCCTACTACACCGTCTTTGACCGTGATAACGACTCTGTTGGCTTTGCCAAATGTGTCTAA
- the CTSD gene encoding cathepsin D isoform X1: protein MGPHGLLLLLALAGPCAALIRIPLTKFPSMRRVLNEVGSEIPDMNALTQLLKFKLGFADLAEPTPEILKNYMDAQYYGEIGIGTPPQKFTVVFDTGSSNLWVPSVHCHLLDIACLLHHKYDASKSSTYVENGTEFAIHYGTGSLSGYLSQDTVTVSTPSCPSLLLLGNLQIKNQIFGEAVKQPGITFIAAKFDGILGMAFPRISVDKVTPFFDNIMQQKLIEKNIFSFYLNRDPTAQPGGELLLGGTDPKYYSGDFSWVNVTRKAYWQVHMDAVDVANGLTLCKGGCEAIVDTGTSLITGPTKEVKELQTAIGAKPLIKGQYVIPCDKVSSLPVVTLTLGGKPYQLTGEQYVFKVSVQGETICLSGFSGLDVPPPGGPLWILGDVFIGPYYTVFDRDNDSVGFAKCV, encoded by the exons ATGGGCCCCCACggcctcctcctgctgctcgCCCTGGCGGGGCCCTGCGCGGCCCTCATCAG GATCCCCCTGACCAAGTTCCCCTCCATGCGGCGGGTCCTGAATGAGGTGGGCAGCGAGATCCCCGACATGAACGCCCTCACCCAGCTCCTCAAGTTCAAGCTGGGCTTCGCCGACCTGGCCGAGCCCACCCCGGAGATCCTGAAGAACTACATGGAT GCCCAGTATTACGGTGAGATCGGCATCGGAACCCCCCCCCAGAAGTTCACTGTGGTCTTTGACACTGGTTCCTCCAACCTCTGGGTGCCATCTGTGCACTGTCACCTGCTGGACATCGCCTGCC TGCTGCACCACAAGTACGATGCCTCTAAATCCAGCACCTACGTGGAGAACGGCACCGAGTTCGCCATTCACTACGGGACGGGAAGCCTCTCTGGGTACCTCAGCCAGGACACCGTCACGGTGAGTACCCCGAGCTGCCCCAGCCTGCTTTTG CTCGGTAACTTGCAAATCAAGAACCAGATCTTTGGGGAGGCAGTGAAGCAGCCAGGCATCACGTTCATCGCTGCTAAATTCGACGGCATCCTGGGCATGGCATTCCCGAGGATCTCTGTGGACAAGGTCACCCCTTTCTTCGATAACATCATGCAACAGAAGCTGATCGAGAAAAACATCTTCTCCTTCTACCTGAACAG agaccCCACCGCTCAGCCCGGCGGtgagctgctcctgggagggacCGACCCCAAATATTACAGCGGTGACTTCAGTTGGGTCAACGTCACACGCAAGGCTTACTGGCAGGTCCACATGGATGC GGTGGACGTTGCCAATGGGCTGACTCTGTGCAAAGGGGGCTGCGAGGCCATCGTGGACACAGGAACCTCGCTCATCACCGGCCCCACCAAGGAAGTGAAGGAGCTGCAGACAGCCATCGGTGCAAAACCACTCATCAAAGGCCAG taCGTGATCCCCTGCGATAAGGTGTCATCTCTGCCTGTCGTCACACTAACGCTAGGAGGGAAACCCTACCAGCTCACTGGAGAGCAGTATGTCTTCAAG GTTTCTGTACAAGGAGAGACCATCTGCCTGAGCGGCTTTTCAGGCCTGGACGTCCCACCCCCCGGGGGCCCACTTTGGATCCTGGGAGATGTCTTCATCGGTCCCTACTACACCGTCTTTGACCGTGATAACGACTCTGTTGGCTTTGCCAAATGTGTCTAA
- the IFITM10 gene encoding LOW QUALITY PROTEIN: interferon-induced transmembrane protein 10 (The sequence of the model RefSeq protein was modified relative to this genomic sequence to represent the inferred CDS: inserted 1 base in 1 codon), translating to MGAPPALPASRNSSAEDAEPAEXLSRIRSDSPHPSRAERGEAAAATTERTQDPPLGPPCPFEGVAWTPRPPQGPPQGCFACIAKPPALRQASPVLSPSSAVYLMESKSCKGDSLRPAVPCKHSVEKKTMTNPTTVIEIYPDTTEVNDYYLWSIFNFVYLNFCCLGFIALAYSLKVRDKKLLNDLNGAVEDAKTARLFNITSSALATFCIILIFIFLRYPLTDY from the exons atgggtgccccccccgccctccccgcctcccGCAACTCCAGCGCCGAGGACGCGGAGCCGGCGG GGCTGAGCCGGATACGCAGCGACTCCCCGCATCCCT CCAGGGCAGAGCGCGGTGAGGCCGCAGCAGCCACCACGGAGAGGACACAGGATCCCCCCCTGGGCCCGCCGTGCCCCTTCGAGGGGGTGGCCTGGACCCCGAgacccccccagggccccccgCAGGGTTGCTTCGCCTGCATCGCCAAGCCCCCGGCTCTCCGGCAAGCTTCGCCCGTCCTGTCTCCTTCTTCCGCCGTTTATCTCATGGAGAGCAAGAGCTGCAAAGGGGACAGCCTGCGGCCGGCGGTCCCGTGCAAGCACTCAGTGGAGAAGAAGACGATGACCAACCCCACCACCGTCATCGAAATCTACCCCGACACCACCGAGGTGAACGACTACTATCTCTGGTCCATCTTCAACTTCGTATACCTCAACTTCTGCTGCCTTGGCTTCATCGCCTTGGCCTATTCACTGAAA gtCCGGGATAAGAAACTCCTCAATGACTTAAACGGAGCAGTCGAAGATGCCAAGACAGCCCGGCTTTTTAACATCACCAGCTCAGCCCTTGCCACCTTCTGTATCATCCTTATCTTCATCTTCCTGCGATACCCCCTCACTGACTACTAG